The window ACTGAGGAGGTGTTTCAGAGTATCAGTACGGATATGAGGCAGAGGGAAAAACTGTTCTGACAGGCAAAAAGACCATGAATAGTTCTTGCATCATTAGCCAAAGACAAAAGAAGTTGGCTTAACAATGGAAATGCTTCTACTTACAGCAAGTCGACTGTTTTAAGGTGTAAAATCTAATTCTACAAAATATTTTCAACCAACTTAAATAAAACATCTTCAGTTTTCACTttgattacatttatttttctgacttAACTGTGGAAGTTTTTGTTAACATGGTACACAAATGAAAACTTGTGAGCAAACAAAGCAATGCCtacttatttgttttacttcctTTTTCAATTTGCCCTTCACCCTGTCCCTCCAtcttcctctgtcacaccaatgATCtgtatgtcctccttcactacatctgtCAATTTTCTCTGTGGTcgtcttcttttcctcctgtctagcagctccatattcaacatccaTTGCCCGGTATATTTACTATCCCTCcactgcacatgtccaaaccatctcagtcGTGTCTCTCTGACTTTGTACTCATTTCTGtgtccatcctggtcactcaCTGCTAGTTCCACCTCATGTCTTTTTCTTAGTGCTactgtctccaaaccatacagCAGATCTCATTATCATCTTGTAAGCCTTCACTTTCACTCTTCCTGCTATCCTTCTGCCACCCCTCATACCCTTTTTCAACATTAAGCCATCACCTTTGTTCTAGAAAATCATTATCAGTACACTTCTCCATTCCTCAGGGATCCTGTCACTCAAGACTGTGTAAAAAAGTCTACTCACTTTTTTCCTAACATCTCCATACTTCCACGGGTTTTTCATCTATACCAATcacccttccttttttttttatccgcTTTTTATCCACTTCTACATTAATTAACCTAAAGCATGCAAAATTTTCCATATTTCTACATAGTTATATGTATTTGTGTAACTTGCtatgacaaaaataaaccattgctgttttagctttttaattcattaacttgcctttttttttttttttttttttttttattatactcCCACTTTAATTCCGTCAGGTAAAGTGGGACTAATCTTCATATGCTTCTGGTTCAAATTATAGATACGAtttagaatatttttaaggcaCTAGCAGCAAGAACTTTTTTTCAATCAATTAAAAAATTTCTCCTATTGAATTTTATTAtgcagtttttggttttttttgttagtttgttaAGCATGAAATCTGAGCACTCATTATAAGGGGCCATTGAAAGCTCAATGAAAGCACATGGTAGTAAATTTAGaattaagtttgtttttttaactatcatcattattattattttcttaaataataTCAGAGGTCTCAACCTTTGATATTAGTAAAATGTGTTCTTATACCTCCAATCCCGCTAGAGAGAAGCAAAACACGTCTCTTCTGGGTCTCTGAGGAAGCAAAGAAGAACAACTTCCGCAAATCACTGAAAGACTAGCTAGGGGTGTTAGCTGCTAACTCAAAGCTAGGATAGCACTGTATTTATATGtgcagtctgttctctaaatgtTGCCATGATTTAAGACCAAAGTCCCCTCTCCGACTAACGACATCTCGGTAGGTAGAACATATACGTTTATTGTTAGGCATTTACTCCTTTTCTGGTCGGTTTCTAATGGCTGAAACACCTATTAATGTTACTGAACCCAGTTAGCATGAATGTTTACAGAGCTAGTGTAGCTTACTAGTGGTTTACGTTAGCTGCTGTTAGGAAAGATAGTTTCTTGGCTAATTTCTGCAAATTTGGCGTTTGTTTAACGACCTTTTCTCTGTCGCTCGCTCTTTATGTTATGGTTGTTATCGTGGACATTGTGGTTTGGTGGCATCAACTTGATAGTGTTAACATTCCCGTTATCTAGCTTCGAGTCACTGGCAGCAAAtgcattgaaatctgcataTAATCTAGTGATTTTTGCCAATCACGCGACAGAAGACTGCTTTTAAACTGATGCCTAGTGTGCTTCCTGTTGTCTGAACAATTCCTGAAGTTGCCATTGATCCGAAACCTGTGTTTACAGCGGCTGGTTAACGAAGAGGTGTCAGACATGTATACCTCTGGGAAATACAGCTCGCGGGGCCCTGCTCTCATCCCTCGGATGAAAACCAAGCACCGCATCTACTACATCACCCTGTTTTCTGTGGTGCTGCTTGGACTAATCGCCACAGGGATGTTTCAGTTTTGGCCGCATTCCATTGAGTCCACAGCTGATTGGACCCTCGACAAGCGCAGTGTTCACGACGCACCTCTGATCAGACTTCCCGTCTCCAGTCCCATACCTGAGAGGGGTGACCTGAGCTGTCGCATGCACACCTGCTTTGATGTATACAGGTGTGGCTACAACCCTAAGAATAGAATCAAGGTAACATTACCTGGAAACACtccccacacacagacactcaatTTTCTTACGCAGAAGTCACGAACAGCTGTTGAAATTGTGCTTGCAGGTTTATATCTACCCTCTGCAGAGGTTTGTAGATGAATTGGGGGTCCCCATCAGCAGCACCGGCCTGTCTCGAGAATACAACGATCTGCTTAGCGCCATCTCTGACAGTGACTTTTACACAGACGATGTTACAAGGGCTTGCCTTTTCATCCCATCTATTGATGTACTAAATCAGAACTCCCTCCGTATAAGAGAGACAGCCCAGGCTCTGGCAATGTTACCCAGGTActgagtttttattttaattcagaTCCTCGAAACAAGTCTGAAACACCTCCTGGTAATTACTTTGAAATATTATCTAACATACCATAGTTTCAGTGGTGATCAGGACACAAAAACTCTACATGTGGACTAATGAATCAAAattgatttaaatttttttttaaattgctgacTTTCCCCAAAATTAATGTCTCAAAAATCCCTTTCCCTCCCAAAGTTATAATTTGTACTGCTGTAAAATACTATAATAGATTTTATTTCAGCCTTATTTGATCACAATAGGTCTCTGTTGTGATGCCTCTGATTTTAAACACGTATTGGAGTTTAACTGTTTTGGTAGTTTTTAATCTGTAAAAGATTTACATATTGTCTCTTAAATATGTGCAATAGTCTGTttaatcagtattttttttttataccaaaTAATACATTGATAAATTTTGAACTTCTTAAAACTACTAAATGCTAACAGCTTAAAGTCAAATAcggcttttctttttaaaatgagcaGTTATTTATTCAGGTAATTAGAAAAACTTCATTCACATTTCCATTGTTCAAATAATCTTCAAAGTGAGAAGTTGTTACAGCTCTGagcttgatgatgatgttttgtTAGATGGGACAAAGGGATGAATCATCTGCTTTTCAACATGTTACCTGGAGGCCCTCCTGACTACAACACTGCCTTGGATGTGCCCAGAGACAGGTAAATAGAACATATCTTAACAGAATTAGTTTGCTGTGATTGAAGTCATtgagaaatttttaaaaaagaacataatTTGAATTTACAGTACCGTAGTATTGTATGTTTAACTAATGCAATGGAACTGATTATATTAATGACTGATAATAGTAAACAAGATGCTCATATTTAGATCAAAGCTTTGTCACTTCCGTAGTCTTTGTTCATTAATTCCATTAATTAATCCTCATCAGCTGAGGTTGTACTAGTACTGGTACAGCATAAAAGGTATCTAGAAATATGATAAATAAGCTTTCATGTTGTCCAAAAGActcttgtttttatgatttCTGTCAACAGCCTCCTGCTTGGAGGTAAAAATGGATTCAACTAGAAAACAATGTTAATCAATCTTTGTGCAGAAATTATCAAAGTTCAAACAAGTATTTATCAAAACTGCAGTCATTCACAAAGTGTTAAGAGTAATATTTTGATGCAGATGAAAGATCTACTTACAAGCAGGTAAGAGAGAACATGTTTTCCAGACCCTTTAAGGTGACTGAGTGAGAGTGATTGTTAAGGATGCAAGAGGTTGGGTTTATTACCACATGTTTGAGACACTGAACACTATCTTAGCTGTAAGGAATTTCCTGTGCTCATCCACAGTGTATTTGGCATGGAGCCTCATCAGAACCAGGTGTGCATGTCAGCATGGTTTCACTTTATAGAATAGTGAAACCATGAACTTGAACCATGAACAGAATCCATATCATTGGGAACTGTTTAACAATATAACCACAAGCAAATCAGCATTGCTGGTAAcaaaatgtaaatttgaatgaatgaatttgtGTTGAGCGTGTTAAGGTTCCTCTTTTCTGGAAACAGCACTACAACCCAGATCTGTTTGTTTCAGAGCGTTGCTGGCTGGAGGTGGTTTCTCTACATGGACCTACAGACAAGGTTATGATGTGAGCATTCCAGTTTACAGCCCCCTTTCTGCAGATGTTGACCTGCCCGAGAGACAACCTGGGTAAACACATGTCACACATTGACTACATTACAATCATTTCCTAATTTATCTTCTCTAATAACTGGTTTCCATATCTTCTGTCTCCACCCAGGCCTCGGCGCTACTTTATTCTTTCTTCACAAACTGCTATTCACCGAGAGTACAGAGCCGAACTGGAGCGATTGAAGgaagaaaatggagaagccCTGCTTCTTTTGGACAAGTGTAGCAACCTCTCCCAGGGTGCTGCCTCTGCACGAAAACGATGCTACAAAGGGCAGGTGTACGACTACCCACAGATCCTGCAGGTGGGAAACATAACAATCTGCACTCAAAGAGTCATATTTTTCTCGTTAAGTGCACTCATTTAAAATCTACTTAGTTTATTTATGTTCAGAATGCAGTTAAAGTTTTTTCCTTGTAATTAATAGTTTGTTCCCAACATTTCTCTGCAGGAGTCGTCATTCTGTGTGGTCTTGAGGGGGGCACGTTTGGGTCAGGCTGCCCTCAGTGATGTGCTGCAGGCTGGCTGTGTTCCCGTCATTCTGGCTGACTCCTACATTCTGCCGTTCTCTGAAGTACTTGACTGGAAAAGGTCTACCTACATCTTAATACAGTGGAAAAATAAATCGTTTGAAAGCCTGTCATTTCAACTTTGCatatttaatgcttttttttttttctgcacaggGCATCTGTGGTTATTCCTGAGGAGAAGCTGTCAGAGATGTACACAATCCTGAAGAGTATCCCTCACCGACAGGTTGAAGAAATGCAGAGACAGGTACAAGTCACAGTGTTTAACATCTCTCAGCAAACTTCTGCAAAACTAAAGAACATTGGGTTGCAGTTTATATTTGGTTTGCACTATACATTTAGATGTCAATCTGATATCCACCATGTCGGATTGACATGCTGGTTGCTGGGTTTTACAGCACTTGCATGTCATGTCTGAGATCAGCCTAGTCCTTAACCAGCTAGCCAACCAATCAAGCCCttgaaaaccaaaacaaattttATGTCATGTGCAAAAGACAGAAATTTGGCTGGCAGTTTTCCTTTTTGTGAGTTTCTTCCTTTGCTTAGGCTGGATTTTTAAAAGGCTCTCTGAGGACTTTATGTTGATTCTAGCTTGAATGAAATGGACAGAGACTGCTCACTCGCTTTCCATTTGCTATCTGCATTGAGCCACAATAAACAAAAGTGAAAGCAGCCACGAGAGAAGTGCACCAGTTCAGCTGCTCCTCATTCACTTGTATCAACCCAAGTCCATTTACCAATTATAGTAGCCAAACAGACGTTTTGGGCCAAGGGCTCAAAGATGGGGTTGGTGTTGGATTACGCCAGACATACTCTAAAACATGGTTTGCTTGTCAGGTTTTTCTCGGGGGTGTGGTACTATGCTGTGGACATCTCACAGCTAGCATGGAAGc is drawn from Oreochromis aureus strain Israel breed Guangdong linkage group 1, ZZ_aureus, whole genome shotgun sequence and contains these coding sequences:
- the ext2 gene encoding exostosin-2, giving the protein MYTSGKYSSRGPALIPRMKTKHRIYYITLFSVVLLGLIATGMFQFWPHSIESTADWTLDKRSVHDAPLIRLPVSSPIPERGDLSCRMHTCFDVYRCGYNPKNRIKVYIYPLQRFVDELGVPISSTGLSREYNDLLSAISDSDFYTDDVTRACLFIPSIDVLNQNSLRIRETAQALAMLPRWDKGMNHLLFNMLPGGPPDYNTALDVPRDRALLAGGGFSTWTYRQGYDVSIPVYSPLSADVDLPERQPGPRRYFILSSQTAIHREYRAELERLKEENGEALLLLDKCSNLSQGAASARKRCYKGQVYDYPQILQESSFCVVLRGARLGQAALSDVLQAGCVPVILADSYILPFSEVLDWKRASVVIPEEKLSEMYTILKSIPHRQVEEMQRQARWFWEAYFSSMKAIGLTTLQIINDRIYPYAARTYEQWNNPPVVKWSSVNSPLFLPLIPPRAPGFTAVVLTYDRVESLFRVITEISKVPSLAKLLVVWNNQNKSPPEETLWPKISVPLKVVRTKENKLSNRFFPYDEIETEAVLAIDDDIIMLTSDELQFGYEVWREFPDRLVGYPGRLHLWDHEMGKWKYESEWTNEVSMVLTGAAFYHKYFNYLYTYKMPGDIKNWVDAHMNCEDIAMNFLVANITGKAPIKVTPRKKFKCPECTAIDGLSLDQTHMVERSECINKFASVFGTMPLKVVEHRADPVLYKDDFPEKLKSFPNIGSL